TCGATCACAGGAGAACAGGTATGATCAGGCAATAATCGCTGCTGCAGGATGTTGATATACCCCATGATTATTGTCAGCACATTGTTAAAATCATGAGCGATTCCCCCAGCCATGCGGCCAACTGCCTCCATTTTTTGAGCCTGGCGGAGTTGTTCTTCGGCTTGTTTTCGGGCAGTGATGTCGCGAGTAAAAACCAGAATTTGACGTTTATTGGCAAGGTAAGTACAACTGACTTCAACAGTGATAATTCGTCCATCTGCTGTGCAATTGAGCGTTTCAAACTGGTCACTCCCTCGCTCAACAATTTTTTGAAGCCGAGCGGCCAGTTCACCATTTGTGTTTTGAACATCAAGATCGCAGATTCTTTTTGTAAAAAGTTCAGCCCGTGAATACCCAAGCATCTGGCAATACACTTCGTTGACTTCAACAAACTTCCCTTCATCGTTAATCAGACAAAAACCATCCATAGTCGTGTTAAGGAGCGACTGATAGGTCTCGGCATTTTCACGGAGGGCAATCTCGGCTTCTTTAACCCGGGTGACATCTGTTTTAACGGTAAGATAACCGATAATTTCGCCCCCAGCCGAACGATGTGGGATTAAATATCCATCAAGATAGGGCGCGGCGTGTGAATAGAACATTTGCTGGCAAAAATGGACGGATTCACCATTGAGTGCTCGTTCAATCAGTGGACTGAATTGAGTAAAAGCCTGAGGCCCAATAATTTCTAGAACGCTTTTTCCAATAATCTGTGGACGCTCAAGCTGAAAAAACTCCAGGTATGTGTTGTTGATAAACTGAAAATGTAATTCCCGGTCAATGACCCCTACCATTTGGGGCAAGGTATTCACAATCTCCCGAAACCGCTCTTCACTTTCCTTGAGTGCCAGCTCGGTTATTTTTTGTTCGGTGATGTCCTGAAAGGCGCCGGCTAATCGGACACATTCGTCCTTTTCAAATTCGGCCTCTCCCAAAGCTCGAACCCACAATTGTTTTCCCCTGGCTGTGATGAAAGGCAATTCCAGATCAAAACCTTCTCCATCACGGATGCCTTTTTCAACCGCAGATTGAATCACCGGTCTGGCTTCAGGAGCATAAAAATTGATGGCCGACTCAACATCTGGCTCATACTGTGGGTCAACCTCATGGATGCGATAGGTCTCTTCTGACCAGAAGAGCTTTTGGATCTTCAACTCAATGGCCCAACCGCCGACTTTGGCAATTTTGGCAGCTTGCCGGAGCAATTGCTCTTTTTGACGAAGCGCCCGTTCAGCTTCTTTTTGCGCGGTGGTGTCCCAAACCATAAACATGATGTTGATGATTTTTCCAAATTCGTCAGCAATTGGCACAAAGGCTGAATCATAATAAATAATACTCGGCTGGACAGCCTGTGCCTGAAACACAGTCAGGTCGAGGATTTGCGAACCCAATTCAACTATTTCCCCCTGAAGCGCCCGGTTGAAATGGTCGGGTAATCCGAGCGCTAAGGTCAACGGATCAGTCAGGACATTGAATTTGTCAATTGCAGCCGTACGACTATCTGCATAACCTAAAAACCGAGCCATGGCTGTATTCAACCGAAGCGACCATCCGTCCAGGGAAAAAACCTCTAACCCAACGGGTGAATTTTCAAAGACGGCATTCAAAAAGCGTTCGCTTCGTTTGAGTGATTCTTCGGCGTACCTGGACTGAGTAACATCAATCACGACCCCATCCCACACAACTGAGCCATCTGGATCCAACCTCGGTGATGACTGGCAATGGATCCACTTGAGTTCCCCAGTGGTGGTACACACCCGAACCGTATGATTAAAGATCGAGAGTTCATCCCAGGCTTTGGACTCAGCCGCCAGGAGAGCGGGCATATCCTCTTCGAGAACTGATTTGTAGACCAGATCAGCATCCGCCAGAATTGCTTCAATCGGGTAACCAAGTATTCGTTCGGCCCCCGCACTAACATAGGTATATTTTCGATTTCTTTCTGGAGAAGTCACCATCTGGTACAGGGCACCGTCGGGAAGATTATCTCCAATGCGCCGGAGTCGGTTCTCACTTTCACGCAGGGCATCTTCAGCCTGCTTCCGATGGGTAATATCCAACAAATACCCATCAACGGCAACCATGGCCCCAGTATTATCTGGCACTGGGACAAAATGGGCATATACCCATTTTATTGAACTATCGGCACAGACAATTCGATACCGTTGCTCAGTAAATTTTGGAAGGGGCTGCAATTGTTGCTGGTTGAGAACTTCAGCCTGTACCCGCGCTTGATCACCGGGATGGATCAGATCCACCCAGGTGATGTTTCCACAGAGAAATGCATCTGGATCATAGCCAAATTGTTTGATATTCGCGGAAATAGCGAGTGTCCGATACGGAGCGTTGACTTCCCATCGGAAAATCACGGCGGGACCATGCTCAAAGAGTTGCTCTTTTTGCCGAAGCTTCAATTCAACGGCTTTCCGGTCAGTGACATCAGTTTGCACTCCGACAAAATAGGTTGGTTTACCCCGCTGATTGGTCACTGGGGCAACAGTTAATCGGTTCCAAAACCAGGTTCCGTCCTTACGATAGTTGAGTAATTCACCTTCAAATTGACGATATTCGGCAATCGCCTGACGTAACACCGCAACCGTTGCCTGATCAGTGTGCGGCCCCTGCAGAAACCGACAGTTCCGCCCCAGGATCTCTTCTCTGGCATACCCGGTCAATTTCACAAAGGCTGGATTGGCATAAATGATTGGGAGATCAGGGAGCGTCGCATCACAAATGATGGTCCCGTGTGGAAGGGCCTCAACCGCACCCATCAGCATCGTCAACTGGGAATCAGCGGCCACCGGATTGAGAAATTCAACAATTCCAGCCACTTCTGTTCCGCTAGTTATGGTGCTGAGGGTGACTTCCACCTGGAGCGAGTTCCCATCAGTGTCAACCCGAAAGGCGATATGTTTGGGGATCAACTCACCAGCGGCAATGCGCTTGAGAAGCAGCGCATGGGCGTCCAGATCTTCAGGTTTTACAAAGGGATACGCACGATCTTTTATTTCAGGAATGCTGCACCCCAAAAACTGCTCAGCGGCTGGATTGAGGGCCACAACCCGACCAGCAAGATCAATCACCACAATTGGTACCGGCGACCCTGAAAAAAACGCCGCCTGGTTGAGGATGGCCAGACTCAGCGGATCCTGTTCGAGGACATGCCTTTCCCGACTTGATTGATTTGACATACCTGGTAAACCTGTGTCTGCGGGTTTTCTCAACCATCTGATTCACAAACCAACACCAGTAAAGCGCTCACGTTTGCTAAACCGCACGAAAGCAACTGATTTATCATTGGTTATAAGGGAAAGCTGAGAGTCGTGACCACTGAAGGAGAAATCGGGCAAGCTTGGAGAAGGCTGGATTATTGTATGTGGTTCCTGAATAAACTCAACTTAAATTTAGTACTATTTGATCGAAACACGACACCGGTTGAACCAGGGCGGTCACGGAAACCCCTGTGGGTCGTTGGGCAATCAAAACAGGTACCGAACGGTGCTGGTGCGGAGACAATTATACCATTTTGCAATGCAATACTCGTAGTAGAAGACAGTCAAGTAATTCAATCAAATAAACTTAGTACACGACTGACGACTGACGACTGACGACAAACTGATATTAGTATTTCCACCACCACGCACGTCCCTTCGAATCAAAGAAAACTCCACCAGCTTTGAAATTTTCGAATGACTCAGATATGGTCAGTTACCTGTATCAGTTAGCCTGTTCTCGACCGACTCACAGTTTAACGCTGAGCTGTCGGGAAAATCACTCTCACACGTTTGACTCATTTTTATTATTTTTTCATTAGTGGAGGCTTTATGGCTGAGGAACGAACCTATCTTGAACTCTCGGAAGAGGGTGGCAGTTCACATAAATTTTATGAAGTTGTCGTTGACGGCGCCAAACTCACGATTCGCTATGGGCGAATTGGCGATGCCGGCCAGGTCCAAACCAAAGATTTCCCAACTCCTGAAAAAGCAACCGCCGAAGCGCAGAAAAAGATTAACGAAAAGAAGAAAAAAGGCTACGAACCCGCCGTCCAGGGTGTGCGGCAAAAACGCACCGTCACCCGGCGTTCGGCGATGCTGGACCTGCCCCCGGCACCAGCCGCGCAGCCGGCGCGCAGTCAACCAGCGCGCTCAAGCACCTCTTCGCGGTCAAGTGCTCCGGCTCGACCAGTGGCCCCGCCTCCACCACGCCAGACGGCCCCGGTGGTGTGGAAATTCAACACCGAAGCCTGTGCCTTCGGCATCTTTGTGGATAGCAACTATTGCTGGGTCGGCAATGAAGCCGGAAAAATCTTTGCGCTCAACCACGAAGGCGAAGTCCATCGCAAATTCAAGCTGCCCGACGGAGTCAAGTGTATTGTCTCTGACGGTGACTGGCTTTATGGCGGGTGTGATGATGGCAAAGTCTATGACCTGAGCGGCAAATCCCCCACGCTGGCCTATGAAATTTCAGATGACGTAGACATTTTCTGGCTTGATATCTGCGACGGCGTGCTGGCGGTTTCCGACTCCGCCGGAAATGTGACGGTCATCAACCACGAAGATGAATCCCAGTGGTCCAAAAAAAGCGGCGGTTCCGCCGGATGGATGGTCCGCTGCGATGAAATCGGCGTCTATCACGGCCATGGCCAGGGCGTCACCATGTATGACTGGGAAGATGGCAAAGTCATCTGGACGCGCCTGACCCCTGGTGCCGTGCTGTTTGGCTGGCAGGAAGAAGCCGACGTTTATGCCTGCACGTCCCATGGTCATATCCACAAATTTGCAAAAAACGGAGAGGAAGGTCCAAGGTACCGCTGTAACGGCGCCGTGTATTCGTGTGCGACTTCGGGCGATGGGCGATATGTTTTTGGCGCCGATAAAGCCGGCGACATCTATTGTTTTGATGGCGAAGGAAAATTGCTGTGGCAATTGCCGACCGGGTGCGGCGTGGCGCTCTCGATGCAGTACTTTCAGGAGCGGCTCTATATCGTGACCCACCACGGCTTCCTGGCCTGTATTGACACCAGCGAAGCCGCCATCCAGGCCGCCCAAACCGGGACCGTGCCCAAAGCGGTTAGCTTGACGGCACCACAGGTCGAAGCCTTTGTCCCGGCGACGGTTGAAACCACCACCGATGCCAGCCAGGGCGTGACGGTCGAATGTTACCGCGAAGGCAGTGGGTTGCGTGTCCGAGTGATTTCTGAAGGCTACAACCGTGACTGGCACTGTCAGTTCCCGAAAGACATCCGCGAAGCCGGCGCCCGCTATGTCGTGGACGAAGTCCGCGAAGCCAAACAGGGCGGCTTCTATCGTGTCTTTGGCACGATCCGCAAACTCATGCAGTAAAAGAGGCAGAATGTAGAATGTAGAATGTAGAATGTAGAAATTCAGCAACTCAAATTGCTTTCTTCATTCTTCATTCTTCATTCTTCGTTGTTTTTCGTTTGGTCAGCCAGTACGTGAGAAAAGACCCGATTCCGGAGAAGCGGTACTCGCTATCCACATATTTTTCAATCACATAGAAGGCAAAGTAATAGCATCGGCAAAACGACCAGATGGCCAGTCCCATCAGTCCGCCGAGCTTCCACGACGGGTGTTCGAGCAAAATCAACCCCATTGCCAGACACCCAAGAAACAAAAACAGTCCGGCTTTGAAGTAGATCAACGATTTGCTTTCGAGGTCGCGCATAGGTGTAGATAAGTACCTTACCGAAAATTCCAAGACATTTTTAACCACGAAATACACGAAATACACGAAAAAAATCAAACACCTACAAAAATCAATCTCTTCGTAAATTTATGATAAGGGACTTAACTTCTCTGGTTCAAGATCTTTATGGACAATCAAAATGTAACGATATGGCTTGAGAAATTACAATCATCGAATGAAGAAGAGCGAATAGACGCCCTGAGTGAGCTGACTTATGAATATGACGAACGAGCTTTTGACCTCATTGGTCAGGCTATCTCTGATTCTTCCCCCAAAGTCAGAGAAAGTGCAATTCGCGCAGCCCAAGAAATTAAAAACCCGCGATTTATTGAACCAATCATCCAGGCTCTGACCGACTCAGCCTTACATGTCAGATACACAGCCGCCTATGCCTTTGCTTACCTTCCCCCTGATACTCGTGCCCTCGGGCCATTGCTCCTGGCGTTAAAGGACCCGGCTTCTTCAGTGAATCGTGGGGCTGCAACCTCTCTGGTGGCAATGTATACCCACGAACCAACCCGAGATTCAATCATTGTCAAGCACTTGCTTGAAGCATTAGCTCATCCATTGCCGGATGTTCGCTCCAGTGCAGCAATGGCCCTGGGCAAAATTTGCGAACCCTCTGCGGTTGAACCACTTATCAAACTTTTGGAGGATAGAGATTCAACCGTCCGCTATGAAGCCGCCGAAGCACTTGGTTTACTTGGTGACAAACGAGCGGTTGAGCCATTGATTCAATGCCTGGAAGATTCAAACTCTTGGGTTCGGTCTCACGCGGCATCGGCTTTGGGAAAACTCAATGATCAATCTGCTGTGATGCCGTTAATGCACCTTTTGGTCCGTGGAGATCCTTTAAACGACCAGCCCACAGCGGCTGGAGCATTGGGAGAACTCAGAGACGAACGCGCCGTTGAACCACTTATCAACCTCTTTGAAAAAGCTGACGATCTGTATCAGTCAACCTTTCTTTCAGCATTGGGCAAAATCGGCGGCCCCAAAGCCACCGAACTGATTCTGAAAGTTTGCTCAGATCCAGACCGGAGAATCAGACATCGGGCGGCTTTCCC
The DNA window shown above is from Acidobacteriota bacterium and carries:
- a CDS encoding PAS domain S-box protein, encoding MSNQSSRERHVLEQDPLSLAILNQAAFFSGSPVPIVVIDLAGRVVALNPAAEQFLGCSIPEIKDRAYPFVKPEDLDAHALLLKRIAAGELIPKHIAFRVDTDGNSLQVEVTLSTITSGTEVAGIVEFLNPVAADSQLTMLMGAVEALPHGTIICDATLPDLPIIYANPAFVKLTGYAREEILGRNCRFLQGPHTDQATVAVLRQAIAEYRQFEGELLNYRKDGTWFWNRLTVAPVTNQRGKPTYFVGVQTDVTDRKAVELKLRQKEQLFEHGPAVIFRWEVNAPYRTLAISANIKQFGYDPDAFLCGNITWVDLIHPGDQARVQAEVLNQQQLQPLPKFTEQRYRIVCADSSIKWVYAHFVPVPDNTGAMVAVDGYLLDITHRKQAEDALRESENRLRRIGDNLPDGALYQMVTSPERNRKYTYVSAGAERILGYPIEAILADADLVYKSVLEEDMPALLAAESKAWDELSIFNHTVRVCTTTGELKWIHCQSSPRLDPDGSVVWDGVVIDVTQSRYAEESLKRSERFLNAVFENSPVGLEVFSLDGWSLRLNTAMARFLGYADSRTAAIDKFNVLTDPLTLALGLPDHFNRALQGEIVELGSQILDLTVFQAQAVQPSIIYYDSAFVPIADEFGKIINIMFMVWDTTAQKEAERALRQKEQLLRQAAKIAKVGGWAIELKIQKLFWSEETYRIHEVDPQYEPDVESAINFYAPEARPVIQSAVEKGIRDGEGFDLELPFITARGKQLWVRALGEAEFEKDECVRLAGAFQDITEQKITELALKESEERFREIVNTLPQMVGVIDRELHFQFINNTYLEFFQLERPQIIGKSVLEIIGPQAFTQFSPLIERALNGESVHFCQQMFYSHAAPYLDGYLIPHRSAGGEIIGYLTVKTDVTRVKEAEIALRENAETYQSLLNTTMDGFCLINDEGKFVEVNEVYCQMLGYSRAELFTKRICDLDVQNTNGELAARLQKIVERGSDQFETLNCTADGRIITVEVSCTYLANKRQILVFTRDITARKQAEEQLRQAQKMEAVGRMAGGIAHDFNNVLTIIMGYINILQQRLLPDHTCSPVIEQLLKASERGSALAKQLLIFSRKQKVKCNPINLNDSITTMKELLHHLVNDGQELMFLTDPELGMICADASQLEQIILNLTVNARDAMPNGGRLIIETSNVELDEEFTQFHPKIRPGPYVLLGVTDTGVGMDDQTKACIFEPFFTTKEMGRGTGLGLAIVYGIVQSCGGYIVVDSMIGVGTSFSIYFPRIQNGMLIKRSTAPKRVAQKQNKVILLVEDDFEIRQMLTRMLKENEYNLLVAENGFEALQVATDYGEPIHLVVTDVRMPKMDGIELVNVLAPHHPEMKILYISGYVDARLPKTETLTHSHFLEKPFPPDLFLDKVRELLGDRVTE
- a CDS encoding WGR domain-containing protein translates to MAEERTYLELSEEGGSSHKFYEVVVDGAKLTIRYGRIGDAGQVQTKDFPTPEKATAEAQKKINEKKKKGYEPAVQGVRQKRTVTRRSAMLDLPPAPAAQPARSQPARSSTSSRSSAPARPVAPPPPRQTAPVVWKFNTEACAFGIFVDSNYCWVGNEAGKIFALNHEGEVHRKFKLPDGVKCIVSDGDWLYGGCDDGKVYDLSGKSPTLAYEISDDVDIFWLDICDGVLAVSDSAGNVTVINHEDESQWSKKSGGSAGWMVRCDEIGVYHGHGQGVTMYDWEDGKVIWTRLTPGAVLFGWQEEADVYACTSHGHIHKFAKNGEEGPRYRCNGAVYSCATSGDGRYVFGADKAGDIYCFDGEGKLLWQLPTGCGVALSMQYFQERLYIVTHHGFLACIDTSEAAIQAAQTGTVPKAVSLTAPQVEAFVPATVETTTDASQGVTVECYREGSGLRVRVISEGYNRDWHCQFPKDIREAGARYVVDEVREAKQGGFYRVFGTIRKLMQ